Proteins encoded in a region of the Neodiprion virginianus isolate iyNeoVirg1 chromosome 2, iyNeoVirg1.1, whole genome shotgun sequence genome:
- the LOC124298651 gene encoding splicing factor, suppressor of white-apricot homolog isoform X3 yields MYHEEEIKRLHQALDSENPYAQVAYNYNEDELNQVAGGGDTNSPKPSDGSQEDEDQAFIPPPELQIPEDMVVPETQKLNAIITKTALFISQQGGQMEVLIKAKQANNSQFSFLSIDGLLHPYYRHVLAAIKDGKYNPEKQPEKEQSETEDESDGDDESYLHPSLAPSFSKVESAPSIPSIQYKPSADCAYSMLVNKITGKPPPPRIPHQVEIHAQPSPPASYYPVPPQNYPAPYPPAPQQYVHGPVIYGSNGQVEPPLENISQSSACSPPQQAKDVQVSLVPYGQTPPKPLGRPSFIVPPADVQIIIDKMASYVAKNGRDFEAIVKGKGDPRFNFLELSHQYHGYYAHKLTIYEGAVDTKALTEEQLLQEQEPQEEKQKKLEELQKKQQRMEEVQKRVKMIQAKKKGDVKHEQGGKQVTTVSFSIKKPKEGESTVIEKRSALPLEESDEDVEESKRETNSKPNSPPDSSDESRVSKIDKEISKSEKKSKIDYKEFVDLTEDIFEDCQKEVRNKQAEERIKDKLAAAARDKLAANSRERQLQLERKKKAAMFLSQIQVPALSKIGAAIPNIAFRKTDDSDEVHSIPSPTPAASEDADARINGNSLMNRLKGSDLGSKRPRPSSRSRSRSRSHSDRSKQHKKHKKKKTSHKSYDSPSSSRFHKSKKTKKSSSSRHRSRSKTPLRRESRCSKHSRKDSNSSESDSGAS; encoded by the exons ATGTATCACG aagaagaaataaagaggTTGCATCAAGCCCTGGACTCAGAAAATCCTTATGCTCAAGTAGCTTACAATTATAACGAAGATGAACTTAATCAAGTGGCAGGCGGTGGCGACACAAATAGCCCAAAGCCATCAGACGGATCTCAGGAAGACGAAGATCAAGCATTTATCCCTCCACCCGAGCTTCAAATTCCCGAGGATATGGTTGtg CCGGAAACACAAAAGTTAAATGCCATCATTACGAAAACTGCCCTCTTCATTAGTCAACAAGGGGGTCAAATGGAAGTACTGATTAAAGCAAAACAGGCCAACAACTCTCAATTCTCTTTCCTATCCATCGATGGACTTCTGCATCCCTATTATCGACATGTCCTTGCTGCAATCAAGGATGGTAAATACAACCCTGAAAAACAGCCTGAGAAGGAACAATCTG AAACCGAAGACGAATCTGACGGGGATGACGAATCATATCTTCATCCAAGTCTCGCGCCATCTTTTAGTAAAGTGGAATCG GCACCCAGTATTCCGAGTATTCAGTATAAGCCGTCAGCCGATTGTGCCTACTCCATGCTGGTGAACAAGATCACAGGAAAACCGCCTCCGCCACGGATACCCCACCAAGTTGAGATTCATGCTCAGCCTTCACCTCCAGCTAGTTACTACCCCGTGCCTCCTCAG AACTACCCAGCACCATATCCGCCAGCACCTCAGCAATATGTGCATGGTCCAGTGATTTATGGATCGAACGGACAAGTCGAGCCACCACTGGAAAATATATCTCAATCAAGCGCATGTTCTCCACCTCAACAAGCGAAGGACGTTCAGGTATCTCTGGTGCCCTATGGACAAACACCACCAAAGCCTTTGGGTAGGCCTTCCTTCATTGTCCCACCTGCCGATGTTCAAATAATCATCGATAAGATGGCCAGCTACGTGGCCAAGAATGGTAGAGACTTTGAGGCAATCGTGAAAGGCAAAGGGGATCCAAGGttcaattttcttgaattatCGCACCAGTATCATGGCTACTATGCTCACAAATTAACGATCTACGAAGGTGCTGTAGATACTAAAGCATTAACGGAAGAGCAACTTCTTCAGGAACAAGAACCCCAAGAGGAGAAACAAAAGAAGTTGGaagaattgcaaaaaaaacaacagcgAATGGAAGAGGTGCAGAAGAGGGTAAAAATGATACAGGCCAAGAAGAAGGGAGATGTTAAACACGAACAGGGTGGCAAACAGGTAACGACTGTGTCATTTTCTATAAAGAAGCCAAAGGAAGGAGAATCGACTGTAATTGAAAAACGTAGTGCGCTGCCGCTGGAAGAGAGCGATGAGGACGTGGAAGAAAGTAAACGTGAAACAAATTCCAAGCCTAACTCGCCGCCTGATAGCAGCGACGAGAGTCGAGTGTCGAAAATTGATAAAGAGATATCAAAGTCTGAAAAGAAGAGTAAAATTGACTACAAAGAGTTCGTTGACCTGACTGAGGACATTTTTGAAGACTGTCAAAAAGAAGTTAGAAATAAGCAAGCTGAGGAGAGAATAAAAGACAAACTTGCCGCTGCTGCGCGGGATAAGCTGGCCGCAAATTCTCGCGAAAGACAGCTTCAATtagaaaggaaaaagaaggcTGCAATGTTCCTCAGCCAAATACAAGTGCCTGCTTTGTCCAAAATCGGAGCCGCCATTCCTAATATTGCCTTTCGAAAAACCGATGATTCAGACGAGGTTCATTCAATCCCCTCACCGACACCAGCTGCCAGCGAAGATGCGGACGCACGAATAAATGGCAATTCCTTAATGAATAGGCTCAAAGGTTCCGACTTGGGCAGCAAACGCCCAAGGCCATCTTCTAGAAGTCGCAGTAGAAGTCGCAGCCATTCGGACAGAAGTAAACAGCACAAGAagcacaagaaaaaaaagacctCGCACAAAAG TTACGATAGCCCTTCGAGTTCTCGCTTCCACAAATCcaagaaaaccaaaaaatcaTCGTCATCAAGACACCGGTCTCGTTCAAAAACACCATTACGCCGAGAAAGTCGTTGTTCTAAACATTCGCGGAAGGACAGTAATTCCAGTGAATCAGATTCTGGCGCATCTTGA
- the LOC124298651 gene encoding splicing factor, suppressor of white-apricot homolog isoform X1, whose translation MKMSSKGQRWMIDSGILRKKDGEEEPQELLVFGYSCKLFRDDKKAQMIDQGRHLIPWMADNSLKIDRYDGRGALGDLRVHEPPPGGFDLRQVLTEDERKVEQICDEERYRSLYNSDAEETMYHEEEIKRLHQALDSENPYAQVAYNYNEDELNQVAGGGDTNSPKPSDGSQEDEDQAFIPPPELQIPEDMVVPETQKLNAIITKTALFISQQGGQMEVLIKAKQANNSQFSFLSIDGLLHPYYRHVLAAIKDGKYNPEKQPEKEQSETEDESDGDDESYLHPSLAPSFSKVESAPSIPSIQYKPSADCAYSMLVNKITGKPPPPRIPHQVEIHAQPSPPASYYPVPPQNYPAPYPPAPQQYVHGPVIYGSNGQVEPPLENISQSSACSPPQQAKDVQVSLVPYGQTPPKPLGRPSFIVPPADVQIIIDKMASYVAKNGRDFEAIVKGKGDPRFNFLELSHQYHGYYAHKLTIYEGAVDTKALTEEQLLQEQEPQEEKQKKLEELQKKQQRMEEVQKRVKMIQAKKKGDVKHEQGGKQVTTVSFSIKKPKEGESTVIEKRSALPLEESDEDVEESKRETNSKPNSPPDSSDESRVSKIDKEISKSEKKSKIDYKEFVDLTEDIFEDCQKEVRNKQAEERIKDKLAAAARDKLAANSRERQLQLERKKKAAMFLSQIQVPALSKIGAAIPNIAFRKTDDSDEVHSIPSPTPAASEDADARINGNSLMNRLKGSDLGSKRPRPSSRSRSRSRSHSDRSKQHKKHKKKKTSHKSYDSPSSSRFHKSKKTKKSSSSRHRSRSKTPLRRESRCSKHSRKDSNSSESDSGAS comes from the exons atgaaaatgtcgTCGAAAGGTCAGCGTTGGATGATTGATTCGGGAATTCTGCGGAAAAAAGATGGGGAAGAAGAGCCACAGGAGCTGTTGGTGTTCGGATATAGCTGCAAATTGTTTCGGGACGATAAGAAGGCGCAAATGATTGACCAAGGGAGGCATTTGATCCCATGGATGGCCGATAACTCGTTGAAAATAGACAG ATACGATGGACGTGGAGCATTGGGTGACCTGCGAGTACACGAACCACCGCCAGGTGGATTTGATCTACGGCAAGTCCTCACCGAGGATGAAAGGAAAGTGGAACAGATTTGTGACGAGGAACGCTACCGGTCTCTTTATAACAGCGATGCAGAGGAGACAATGTATCACG aagaagaaataaagaggTTGCATCAAGCCCTGGACTCAGAAAATCCTTATGCTCAAGTAGCTTACAATTATAACGAAGATGAACTTAATCAAGTGGCAGGCGGTGGCGACACAAATAGCCCAAAGCCATCAGACGGATCTCAGGAAGACGAAGATCAAGCATTTATCCCTCCACCCGAGCTTCAAATTCCCGAGGATATGGTTGtg CCGGAAACACAAAAGTTAAATGCCATCATTACGAAAACTGCCCTCTTCATTAGTCAACAAGGGGGTCAAATGGAAGTACTGATTAAAGCAAAACAGGCCAACAACTCTCAATTCTCTTTCCTATCCATCGATGGACTTCTGCATCCCTATTATCGACATGTCCTTGCTGCAATCAAGGATGGTAAATACAACCCTGAAAAACAGCCTGAGAAGGAACAATCTG AAACCGAAGACGAATCTGACGGGGATGACGAATCATATCTTCATCCAAGTCTCGCGCCATCTTTTAGTAAAGTGGAATCG GCACCCAGTATTCCGAGTATTCAGTATAAGCCGTCAGCCGATTGTGCCTACTCCATGCTGGTGAACAAGATCACAGGAAAACCGCCTCCGCCACGGATACCCCACCAAGTTGAGATTCATGCTCAGCCTTCACCTCCAGCTAGTTACTACCCCGTGCCTCCTCAG AACTACCCAGCACCATATCCGCCAGCACCTCAGCAATATGTGCATGGTCCAGTGATTTATGGATCGAACGGACAAGTCGAGCCACCACTGGAAAATATATCTCAATCAAGCGCATGTTCTCCACCTCAACAAGCGAAGGACGTTCAGGTATCTCTGGTGCCCTATGGACAAACACCACCAAAGCCTTTGGGTAGGCCTTCCTTCATTGTCCCACCTGCCGATGTTCAAATAATCATCGATAAGATGGCCAGCTACGTGGCCAAGAATGGTAGAGACTTTGAGGCAATCGTGAAAGGCAAAGGGGATCCAAGGttcaattttcttgaattatCGCACCAGTATCATGGCTACTATGCTCACAAATTAACGATCTACGAAGGTGCTGTAGATACTAAAGCATTAACGGAAGAGCAACTTCTTCAGGAACAAGAACCCCAAGAGGAGAAACAAAAGAAGTTGGaagaattgcaaaaaaaacaacagcgAATGGAAGAGGTGCAGAAGAGGGTAAAAATGATACAGGCCAAGAAGAAGGGAGATGTTAAACACGAACAGGGTGGCAAACAGGTAACGACTGTGTCATTTTCTATAAAGAAGCCAAAGGAAGGAGAATCGACTGTAATTGAAAAACGTAGTGCGCTGCCGCTGGAAGAGAGCGATGAGGACGTGGAAGAAAGTAAACGTGAAACAAATTCCAAGCCTAACTCGCCGCCTGATAGCAGCGACGAGAGTCGAGTGTCGAAAATTGATAAAGAGATATCAAAGTCTGAAAAGAAGAGTAAAATTGACTACAAAGAGTTCGTTGACCTGACTGAGGACATTTTTGAAGACTGTCAAAAAGAAGTTAGAAATAAGCAAGCTGAGGAGAGAATAAAAGACAAACTTGCCGCTGCTGCGCGGGATAAGCTGGCCGCAAATTCTCGCGAAAGACAGCTTCAATtagaaaggaaaaagaaggcTGCAATGTTCCTCAGCCAAATACAAGTGCCTGCTTTGTCCAAAATCGGAGCCGCCATTCCTAATATTGCCTTTCGAAAAACCGATGATTCAGACGAGGTTCATTCAATCCCCTCACCGACACCAGCTGCCAGCGAAGATGCGGACGCACGAATAAATGGCAATTCCTTAATGAATAGGCTCAAAGGTTCCGACTTGGGCAGCAAACGCCCAAGGCCATCTTCTAGAAGTCGCAGTAGAAGTCGCAGCCATTCGGACAGAAGTAAACAGCACAAGAagcacaagaaaaaaaagacctCGCACAAAAG TTACGATAGCCCTTCGAGTTCTCGCTTCCACAAATCcaagaaaaccaaaaaatcaTCGTCATCAAGACACCGGTCTCGTTCAAAAACACCATTACGCCGAGAAAGTCGTTGTTCTAAACATTCGCGGAAGGACAGTAATTCCAGTGAATCAGATTCTGGCGCATCTTGA
- the LOC124298651 gene encoding splicing factor, suppressor of white-apricot homolog isoform X2: MIILNYGHSARYDGRGALGDLRVHEPPPGGFDLRQVLTEDERKVEQICDEERYRSLYNSDAEETMYHEEEIKRLHQALDSENPYAQVAYNYNEDELNQVAGGGDTNSPKPSDGSQEDEDQAFIPPPELQIPEDMVVPETQKLNAIITKTALFISQQGGQMEVLIKAKQANNSQFSFLSIDGLLHPYYRHVLAAIKDGKYNPEKQPEKEQSETEDESDGDDESYLHPSLAPSFSKVESAPSIPSIQYKPSADCAYSMLVNKITGKPPPPRIPHQVEIHAQPSPPASYYPVPPQNYPAPYPPAPQQYVHGPVIYGSNGQVEPPLENISQSSACSPPQQAKDVQVSLVPYGQTPPKPLGRPSFIVPPADVQIIIDKMASYVAKNGRDFEAIVKGKGDPRFNFLELSHQYHGYYAHKLTIYEGAVDTKALTEEQLLQEQEPQEEKQKKLEELQKKQQRMEEVQKRVKMIQAKKKGDVKHEQGGKQVTTVSFSIKKPKEGESTVIEKRSALPLEESDEDVEESKRETNSKPNSPPDSSDESRVSKIDKEISKSEKKSKIDYKEFVDLTEDIFEDCQKEVRNKQAEERIKDKLAAAARDKLAANSRERQLQLERKKKAAMFLSQIQVPALSKIGAAIPNIAFRKTDDSDEVHSIPSPTPAASEDADARINGNSLMNRLKGSDLGSKRPRPSSRSRSRSRSHSDRSKQHKKHKKKKTSHKSYDSPSSSRFHKSKKTKKSSSSRHRSRSKTPLRRESRCSKHSRKDSNSSESDSGAS; encoded by the exons ATGATCATTTTAAATTATGGTCACTCAGCACG ATACGATGGACGTGGAGCATTGGGTGACCTGCGAGTACACGAACCACCGCCAGGTGGATTTGATCTACGGCAAGTCCTCACCGAGGATGAAAGGAAAGTGGAACAGATTTGTGACGAGGAACGCTACCGGTCTCTTTATAACAGCGATGCAGAGGAGACAATGTATCACG aagaagaaataaagaggTTGCATCAAGCCCTGGACTCAGAAAATCCTTATGCTCAAGTAGCTTACAATTATAACGAAGATGAACTTAATCAAGTGGCAGGCGGTGGCGACACAAATAGCCCAAAGCCATCAGACGGATCTCAGGAAGACGAAGATCAAGCATTTATCCCTCCACCCGAGCTTCAAATTCCCGAGGATATGGTTGtg CCGGAAACACAAAAGTTAAATGCCATCATTACGAAAACTGCCCTCTTCATTAGTCAACAAGGGGGTCAAATGGAAGTACTGATTAAAGCAAAACAGGCCAACAACTCTCAATTCTCTTTCCTATCCATCGATGGACTTCTGCATCCCTATTATCGACATGTCCTTGCTGCAATCAAGGATGGTAAATACAACCCTGAAAAACAGCCTGAGAAGGAACAATCTG AAACCGAAGACGAATCTGACGGGGATGACGAATCATATCTTCATCCAAGTCTCGCGCCATCTTTTAGTAAAGTGGAATCG GCACCCAGTATTCCGAGTATTCAGTATAAGCCGTCAGCCGATTGTGCCTACTCCATGCTGGTGAACAAGATCACAGGAAAACCGCCTCCGCCACGGATACCCCACCAAGTTGAGATTCATGCTCAGCCTTCACCTCCAGCTAGTTACTACCCCGTGCCTCCTCAG AACTACCCAGCACCATATCCGCCAGCACCTCAGCAATATGTGCATGGTCCAGTGATTTATGGATCGAACGGACAAGTCGAGCCACCACTGGAAAATATATCTCAATCAAGCGCATGTTCTCCACCTCAACAAGCGAAGGACGTTCAGGTATCTCTGGTGCCCTATGGACAAACACCACCAAAGCCTTTGGGTAGGCCTTCCTTCATTGTCCCACCTGCCGATGTTCAAATAATCATCGATAAGATGGCCAGCTACGTGGCCAAGAATGGTAGAGACTTTGAGGCAATCGTGAAAGGCAAAGGGGATCCAAGGttcaattttcttgaattatCGCACCAGTATCATGGCTACTATGCTCACAAATTAACGATCTACGAAGGTGCTGTAGATACTAAAGCATTAACGGAAGAGCAACTTCTTCAGGAACAAGAACCCCAAGAGGAGAAACAAAAGAAGTTGGaagaattgcaaaaaaaacaacagcgAATGGAAGAGGTGCAGAAGAGGGTAAAAATGATACAGGCCAAGAAGAAGGGAGATGTTAAACACGAACAGGGTGGCAAACAGGTAACGACTGTGTCATTTTCTATAAAGAAGCCAAAGGAAGGAGAATCGACTGTAATTGAAAAACGTAGTGCGCTGCCGCTGGAAGAGAGCGATGAGGACGTGGAAGAAAGTAAACGTGAAACAAATTCCAAGCCTAACTCGCCGCCTGATAGCAGCGACGAGAGTCGAGTGTCGAAAATTGATAAAGAGATATCAAAGTCTGAAAAGAAGAGTAAAATTGACTACAAAGAGTTCGTTGACCTGACTGAGGACATTTTTGAAGACTGTCAAAAAGAAGTTAGAAATAAGCAAGCTGAGGAGAGAATAAAAGACAAACTTGCCGCTGCTGCGCGGGATAAGCTGGCCGCAAATTCTCGCGAAAGACAGCTTCAATtagaaaggaaaaagaaggcTGCAATGTTCCTCAGCCAAATACAAGTGCCTGCTTTGTCCAAAATCGGAGCCGCCATTCCTAATATTGCCTTTCGAAAAACCGATGATTCAGACGAGGTTCATTCAATCCCCTCACCGACACCAGCTGCCAGCGAAGATGCGGACGCACGAATAAATGGCAATTCCTTAATGAATAGGCTCAAAGGTTCCGACTTGGGCAGCAAACGCCCAAGGCCATCTTCTAGAAGTCGCAGTAGAAGTCGCAGCCATTCGGACAGAAGTAAACAGCACAAGAagcacaagaaaaaaaagacctCGCACAAAAG TTACGATAGCCCTTCGAGTTCTCGCTTCCACAAATCcaagaaaaccaaaaaatcaTCGTCATCAAGACACCGGTCTCGTTCAAAAACACCATTACGCCGAGAAAGTCGTTGTTCTAAACATTCGCGGAAGGACAGTAATTCCAGTGAATCAGATTCTGGCGCATCTTGA